GGGGGTTTATTTTCATGAATATCGGCTCGGGATTCTTCCGGACCGTGTCATTTCAGCGGCAGCGCGGAAAACCTTAAGGGTGCGCTGTCTCTGGGTGGTACTTCTGTGTAAATTCTTTATATTAAGTACTTACCTATATTAagaatttttatgtattttttttatctatatAAGAGTTGTGCTGACTGCCTGCTGGCAATGCCATGCAGTGGTATTACTGTTAAAGACCGATGAGAAGActtaaatgttttgcatttggtGGAAGCAAAGACCTCATGCTATTGTAAATAGGCTGTTTGGGAATAGATGTAGAAAAAGCTCTTCAGGATGTTAAGTCACCCATATATTTGGTAGTAGAAGTGTGCTAGTATGAAATTTCAAATAGATACTGTGATTATTCTTACAGAAAGGTTAAAAACATGCCGCTGGTACTTTAGGAAATGGAAGATACATCAGATAGTTGCTTTGAAGTTGTTACAGCGGAAAGGTCGGGTGCTGAGCAGCCACCTGCATCCTCACAAAGAAGAGCAGTCGGAGAGGCCGAGAATGGGGACCCAGCAGAGAAACCTCTGCTTGCAGGAGCTACAGGCACTGCGCAGTCAGAGGAGGGCTGCGAGCAGCAGTCAGCTCCGGAGCAGTCAGCTCTGAAGGAACCGGAGCGGTCAAGTTTAGCACAGTGGCAACGACCTGGAGAAGGACTAGGCAATCAAGAAATGATCGGAAATAACAAGCAAGATGTATATGAGCCACATGCCCCATTCAGCGCATTATCTGAGAGCACATCTCTTGTTACCAATGAGAATTATTCTACTTTACCTGACGTAAGAAATTCAGAAAGGGAAGAACAAACATCTCAAAACTCAGTGCTATTAGAGAATACAGCAAGTGGGAGAGTAACAGGTGAAGTTATTAAAATGTTGGCCATCAGGcctttaaagagattttttttcttcaacttgATTATGGCTTCTTGCACCCTCCACACCCTCATTCTGTTCATGTTTGCTGGTTCTTGGTCTTGAAGTCGCTTTTTAAATTGTCTTATAAAACATGCTTGAAAAAGTGAGGAAAGTATTCTTCATCTCAAGTTGCAGTAGCAATTTATAGACTAATATAGCATTTTATAGAGTGATCTTCATTTCCAGGAACGGATGGATTTATACGTGTTTTGTACACACATTTGCAAAACAGCAGTGCAGAATTCGCATGAGTACACGGGCTACTAACAGTTTAGACTGATCATAGCAATCATCTTACTATTTTACCTCTCTTAGATTCCCCTATAACTTACCTGCCACCCATCTGTTTATCCATGCCTTTCTCCTGCAGTCCCCGAAACACTCCATCATCTCCTGCACTTGTTCCTCTGCATTCTGGGTGTCCTGTCTGACTTCCTCTTCCCAGTTCAGTGCCCTGTTTTCTTACATAGCACATCCCGTTCAGCAGGTGAGCGCAGTGAGTGACCCTTCGGAGTGTGGACCTGCTGACCGCCTTCCTCTTGGCTGGGCTGCATTCAGATGCTCTCATTCTGAGTAGCTGGCGATAGCATCCTAGGAAGGGCACTGTACCAAAGCCAGATAGAGTCTTATCTGTAAATCAAAAAGAAGTAGTTTCTGGAGCTTGGAGTTCAGTAGATCTGGTTCAGAATATCGTCTTTGAATAAATGCCACAGTATTGTGTGAAGGACAACAGTGATTCAGCCATTGTATGCTTAGATCAGGTCTAAATTGGAGCAGATTTAGGTAATATTTTTCAATACAGGTTCACTGTATAAATGGAtaactttgatttaaaattatgcatttgcaaataaatacatttacttactgtaactttttaaaaattgtaatatgAATGACATTATGAGGTGACAGTATTACATTAGGTATCTCAAAGTGTATGATGATACCGTTTCAGCTTTCAAGTAGACTCTCTTTCCAGCTCAAAAATCTATGATTATTCTGTGTTGCAGTGTTTCAATAAAAACATCTCAGGGTAAACTTGATGGAGTTATTTATTTGTTCGTTTTGAGAAGCATATcaggaattaattttgtttttatttttaggaagcATGATTGAGGATAATGAAACTCTTAGGAGGACTAGGGCTAACTTTGATGAAACTGTCCGATCTGAGAAGTTATGTCTTGATCAGGAACATTTTCCTAGGAAAACGGTTCAGCAGGATTACCTCATGCCTGATGTCATAACTGTCAGAGTACAAACAGGTAAATGCTGTTTTTACACATGTGTCGATACATATAATCGTGCTCTAATCTCCATCTGTTACtaaaagaaacaatatttctATCTTGGAACTTCCATTTTAACAGATTCTGATTCATTTCAAGATGTAATTGTAAAAATTGAAAGACCTGCCTATCATAAGCCATTTCTGGGTGGATTTAAGAACAGGATAACAGGAGTGGAATTTCATAATGCAGGATCACAAACGGTACCCAAAAAACGACCTGACAGAGGAATCCAGTTATTTTGTAGGGAAACACAGGTAATGGTTTTGTAGTGTCTTTTTAGAATGTTGTTTTTGCCAAATGAAATACAATGTTGACAGAATTATTTCCTATAGGAATGAGGAAATAGATCGGAAATAAGCGTGCAATTGAAAGTATTTAGTGGATTAATATCATTAGTCATGTGATTTTTGTTACAAATAGCTAATTTTGCCAATTAttgtaatgaggaaaaaaaactctgtgtattttgttaTAATCTGacatgcattttttccccagacggtttttgaaaaaaataagccacaacaaacaaaaaacacaacatcAACACAGATGGCTAAAATTGGCCTGTATGTGTCAAATATGACTGACAAACTAATAAGTCCTGGGAAGTATCTTACAGCGGAAGAATACCATAAACGTAGACTTGAAGCAGTAAGTTCTTACCTGTTTTAAACTATCTGTAAAACAAAGTACTGTGAAGGTTATGTGAATATTTAATGAGTGTTCAAAGGGTGAATTTAAAAGTGAACAGCAAAATGTCTGCTTAGTCTTCACATTTTGTAATCATTCAGATGTGGGGGAAGCGTgtgtttgctctgtgtttttagCGACATTTGGGACCTTGcaatttcttaaatattaaaaattctgaatttactGTTTTCTATCTTACAGTGACAGTTAAGCTTCTATATAGAGCATTAGGGATTAAACCAGGCTTGTCTCTATGGCATTCTCATGATCTCTTTGGAAGGACCTAAGCGACGTGCTTAATGTATGGCCTCAAATGGATGGAGTATTGGGTTAGGATTTAGGAGACCTGCGTTCAGcctttgggttttgtgttttctggggttgtttgtttgttttaacagtCTTGGTAGGTTACCTTTGGCAAACTGATCCGTTTTGGATTGTGTTCGAGCTACCTGCTTTGGTATTAGGGTAGAACCTGGCTGTTCAAACACATGCAATGTGTCTGTGGGGTTTTCTGGTGCACTGAGTTGCCTCATGTAGGCGATTCCAATGACAGATTCTGTATATTCGTGGTGCAGAGGATGCCATTTAGGTGTTCcaaattgctttttgaaaaccATGTATTCAGTGATTGCACATCTAACTTAAGTAAGCCCAACATCATGTTAGGAGGGGCACTGCTTTGTAAACGCTCTAGTTATTAATTTGATTGCTTAAAATAGTCTGAATCTAATTAAATGGAGAAACAGTTGATTCCCCAAGTGTCTGAATAGGATAATTGTACTGACGTGGTTGGCAAGATGTTTTGAAATCTTCTGGGTAGAAGTTTTCTGTAAGAACTTCTTTTTTGGTTAGCATTAGCTGATGGCAATAAGCATCTTGTAGAATTGGAACCTGAATAGGTAACAGTTTCCTCAAGACTACCAAGATGTTTTACTATGATCACTAGTGCTACTTACTGAAATCTGTGATGTATCTACAGGTAATCTATAATGCACAGCAGAGAGACATCTGCTTGGTGTTGGTTCAAGTTGATGGATTCGCACAGTGCAGTGTAGTTCCATGTTGAGATACTAGCTGAAGACATATTCAAGAGAAATGTTAGGTTAAGATATCTGTAGAGACAGTGTAACTGTATTAGTGTGGTTTTGTGCTTGATAGCCTTCAATTCTGAGCAGTGCTTGTTAGCTCATGGTATTGACCTGGCTAAACTGCTTGTGGTGCAAGTGCTAACTCAGCTGGCAGAAGCTCAGGCTCGTGCATTGTCCTCCCTATAGACATTTCCCTAGTCTTTAATAGCCACAACTATGGAAggtggatttttaaattttcttttttaagttctgTCCTAACAGCATTGATAACTTCACTTTCATTATTTGTTTACAAATTAAATGTAGTtgattttgtgtgtatgtgttgaTTTTTGTATCTagaagtttaaaagaaattttgaaaatgtgtggATAAATTCCCAATCTAGACACTATGTAAACCAATAGTAAGATGAGGACCTCTGCCCACAAAGctgaaaagagtaaaaaaaatacatggcaaaaaatgttttttaaggggagatttgaaaaagaaaaatggattttgtaattgcattttattttttaacttgatTATTTGAACCTAGTTTCTTCACTGTACTTAGTGGTTCAACTCCTGCAGTTACCTAAATAAGTAAGCATACTAATGTTTAGACTAATAGTCCATGACTGGTTttgtaacatttaaattaatttgagtACAAGACAAATCTTAGAAAATATAGTTAAGCAGCCAGAAGATAATAacaatttaagaacaaaatattctgttttgttttaaggtcACGATTCTTTGCTATTGTATCACATATAGGTAATAGTATTACAGACATATTTCCGTCGTTGGCATGCTATAAATGTAGTACAAaatctgagggaaaaaaagaggttaaGGCTGGCATGGGAGGCACAAGAAGAGTTAcggaggaaaaaagagaaagaagaaaaactgagaagGGAGCACGAACGAAGGCTGAACCCTAAATCAAAAGAAGACTTTGAGCTACTGTATCATGCTTTAGAATGtaagttttttcttaaagggaTACTCTTAAATGAGCAAAATAGTAcagtttgtttaaaacaaacttaCGGTTTTTAtgtgtttctataaatacttccttttttttttttttacagtggaatttctttcatttttaaataattacttgACTTTCATATATTactagaagcagaaaaaaaaggccttgtctctgtgtaagcactgttcagcaataactaaaatatccctgtgttatcaacatccAAAGCATAGCACAgtacaagctactatgaagaaaatgaactctatcccagccaaaaccagtacaccTTTTTAGGAAATAATCAACTTGTAGAACAGTGCTATTTggaattttattattatttttttcattcagctCTAATGTTAAGGTCAGATAGAGGAACAGGAACTGTTTTTTTGGATCAGAGTTCCTTTAATCTTTTTACTTTACATTTAAGATGCTGAAAATAATGCCATGAAGAAATTAGTATTAAGATCCATTATTCATCCTTTAATATAGACATTTTTTATAATGGATTAAATTTTTGCCCAGAATTTTACAATATATGACTGAGGTTATTCGTTTTGTCTTAGTCGTCTTCTActgatgctttttctgttttctaatttattCCATGTTTCACAAAACGGTGCtgccaaaatttaaaaaatctgttagcACAGGGCATTCTGAAAGACTTACTTTTCCTATTGGAGTGGATGCTGTCTAATACAGGCAAGCACCTCTAacctttcctggaaaaaaaaggtgaatacTGCAGATAATTGACATAAAACCTTACAGGAGAGTAATGTTGCAAATATAACAAAAACCCTAGAGTATGtccctttggaaaaataaaaacaatagaaAGCAATGGACTTGTACCAGCATATAATAAAACTGCAagagttctttttaaaatgtctgatttTAAGCAAGATGCTTACATTGTGACTTGTAACAACTTGTACGTGATCTAGGCTGCAGTGCTAGCTTATAGTATAACTCTTTGGCAGTTTGGACATTACTGTCTCTATAGCAGAACTGGCCTTATGGATTACTTGCTTCATTGCAAAGCCACCTGATCTACCTTAAACCATCAGCTATTTCTTCCATGGTAAACTGAGCATAAATTTGGTGACATGTGTTACTTGTAGAGCTTAGGGTCACGATTCAAGAATTCCCAAGTTACACGCTAATCTTTTAATACTGTCATACTTTGGGTGGCATTGAACAAATCACTTTGAATGTATAAATGACTTACAAGTATTACTGTTTGtgacaaatgtaaaaattattacTGATCTTAAACTTTAGAATTTTGGGAATGGAATCTTCATGAGATTTGTGGTTTGTTAGGGCTTGTTTCCCCCGCCCCCCTTTTTCTTCATGCATAGTTACCTTTTCACTTCACAAGAATCAAGCCCTTATAAAGGTGTATATGACTAGGTAATCAAAAGCCAAGGTATTCAAAtaatcattttttcccctccacttaTGGCAAGTGCTATTATTTGATATCTGATttcctgcagtattttcttttaaaaacgGCTTCCTAGCTAATGTGCTATCAAATGTATgatccactttttttttttaaagtgtgaagAGTCTTATTTGCAATAGAAACAACAAAGCTGAGTTAAAGTTGTGAATGAGTGCTGATATTCTcaatatttttagatttaaaacTTATGGTTATATACATGTTTCTTTTGTGTAATTTAATGTCATTGGATTCACAAATAATAAAACTTCTGGCTATTCATGTTCAGGAATTTACTATCTAGGCAACTTGAAAAAGCATGTGCCGCTTCAAAATTGGAACAGAACAAACTCCAGtatttgaaatgtctttttaacattttgttaaaaataatggtCTGGTGtcaatctttttgttttgtttttgtttaccAGTGTTGACTAGTTGCTCCTCTATATGGAGACTTGCAGTCATACTCTTTATTTTAATAGAGCTTAGTGGTTCtaggaagttttttttcctacctgcATCTGAAACTACTTTTACATTCTTATAGTGTCAACAGTCTGCACAAGCTAAATCATTGTGACAGTAATAGAATGAGACTATTGTCCTCCAGAGATCTGTGAAGGTTATTGCTGCTGATCACAACAGGGGGATACTATTACAGGGTCAGCCAGTACAAGCAATTCCTGTTGGTACAAAACCTTGCCTGTTGACTGTACAGTGCAAATGAGATGTATCTATATATTCAGTGTGTCTGCATATAGAGACgttcattatttatttgaaaagtatGATCtactttgttttataaaaacgGGAATAAAAATTGTAATGAGTAAAATCTCTGCCTGTAAAACAGATAATCTAAGAGGAATGTTTTTAACTTGGTTGCATGTATATGATGAATCAGGAGGTGAGTATTGATGATAACTGACAGCTGCttcatttctgtaaatacaaaatTGCTAAGTGTATTTATTAGCCCTGCCTTTGAAGTTGCTGCCCCCTTCAGGCATATAAAGCTCAATGTAAATTAATTCTATATAGTGCTTTTGTTTGCTGAAatggctttatttaaaaatacatctttggGTACTCAGAACTTGTCAGACAGCTGTCATGTTAATGCCAAAGCTTGGAGAGCCTTAAAGAAATGagttgaagtattttaaaatggaaaacacaagGTATTGTAGATAAGGAAGCCATAGGCAGAAAATAaaccttcctcctttccctcctcctgcctctagTCTTGCCTGATACAGGATGTTATAGGCTTTTTCAGTAAGTATGCAGCACATAttggattgttttcttttacgctcagttttgcttttgcataACTGTTCTGGAACAATAACAAAACTTTGAGATATTATTCAGGAATGTTGATGTTTTAGATCTTAAAAAATTCCCTACAAAACTCCAGAGGTATTTGAAATGGAACAGGCTCTTCAGAGAAGCCGAGAATTGTTACAGTGTGTGCGAAGGAAAACACGATTCAGTAAACACAATTTGATTTTACTAACAGATTTCTGTAAAGGCATGCAGTCTGTGTGTCAGCAGTTACAGGCAAGAAATGGGTACTACAAAATATACCGTGATAGACACGTATGTATACATCTGTATGTTTCTCTCATTAATTAGTCTAATTTATTGTAGTGCAGCAGATGTCTGTGGTTTGGTGATTTGACCATAAGAATCTGGCCTTCTGACTCTTACACAGCATGTACTGATTCATGTGCTGCTGCCATTACCATCCTGTGGTTTGCGTGCCACTTCCTCCCACTTGAAGGGTTCTGTtgtggaagaggaaagggagagtaAAGCGATGACTGTCTAATTATTAGTGTGCACCCATCTATCTTAGATGGCAAAAGGTGATACCACTGAAATACTCAGTGTAGGACCTGGAGTGCTAAACGTGACTGTCAGTCAAGTTTTATCTCCGTTTTGGAGGACTTGAGGCTGCTTTAGAATTTACTCCTGTATGCAGGGAGAAGCAGTAATATTCTCAGCACTGAGTACTAGTGGTACCACAGTAGGGTGCTGTCCTTATCTGTTGAGAAAGTCTCCATGGTATCTTTTCTTGTGACTTCGATGAGCAATTGTTTAAAAAGTTCCTATTGCTCATACCTTTTGGAATGAGCTAACCTTAGTTTAGTGTTTTAGATGCAAAATTATGAAGAAACCACTTCATCACACACTTCCACAGGAGCtaaattctttttctcacaTAATACTCCTTTTTCACCTAACCCATCTTTGAGTATGGAGTACGAATTGGCAGTTTGGAATTGATGTACGCACACGTGCTCTCAGAGAACATCTGTATAATTTGCATTAATTTCTGGGCCATTTTGTGTCTATTGAAAATATGCGTAACGATCAATTCTCTGACATAGAAACTGGCTTTTAATGaatattgaaaattaattatgttatttcttaaatatgaaaGTAGAAATTTCACTGGAAAACCTCTTATAAAAATACCCAAAATATTTATATCTGTAGtgtggaggcaggaggagactGAACGGATTAACAGAACTCTTACTGGAGCTGAAAGGAAGGCAGCATTTTGTGGACTTCTGGAACAAGAGGCACAGTTGATTGCTTCCATTGGGAGACACAAACTAAATGCAGATGAGGAGAATCAACAAAAAGCAATAGTGCACTTTCTGAATAAGGTCAGTGATGTAATTTTAGGCTGAACATAAAGAATACGAAAGTACACGAACAGAAAAGGCATCTGCAAACTACCTGCCAAAAGtaacttttctgtcttttaacaGTTAATCACGTGAATGCTAATGTTATGAATGTCCAAACTATCCAGTTGTTCATGTCAATACAATTCcgtaaatttctttttccaagctGAGAATTTCTTAGCTCTGTGACTGATTGAAGGACTAACAGTGCATCATTAAGACTGTCACCTGAGATTTACCATAGACACAGGTAGCtgtgtatatattatataaaaaaatagcaCTGAGTGGATAAATTTTGTATTATGTAACTATTCTGCATAAAGAACATGATTCTGATGGCACTGTTAACAGTATTAAAGGCTCACATTCTAACTATTCAGAACGGTTAATTTGAGGTTATAAAGCATTGGGATATTGCATACTGTTCTATATTTTGTATTGTGTGCATTACAGTGATGTAGGAATTCATGCGTGAAACTGTGCTCTTTCCTAATCTGtttttgaaactttaaaaatctgcctgttagcttctgtttcaaaaatactCAGTTTCACTAATCAAAACTAACGACTAAGTGATTTTACCTCTGGTATGTTATGTTCATTGCTCTCTAGTGTGAATAGTTTGCTATTGCATTTAAActtaaatgcaaacatttaattaactatctgtaaaattaaactttaacCCTGCAGAATGGGTgaactgattcttttttttattattctttttttttcttccctcagaaATGTTATCCTTCAGGAACTAGATTTGTCGTTTTATTTCCCCATTGAGCAAGGCCTCTGGTCATCATGTGTCTGTCTTTCAAGAAagcatttattctgttttcatgtaCAGGATAGAAACCCAGAAGAGCTTTGACTGAATCTTGTATCGTATTAAACTCAGTTTTTAATTCACTAGTTTCAGTTGTGTTAGAACTTGAGATTTTATTCTCAAGTATTCTGTGTATAATCTTGGCGATGAAATTTAATGCAAGTGTTCTTCAGGCTTTCATCTATAAAGCAAAGATGAGAATTCATTCATACACAAAGATGATTTAGAATGACATTAGATTCAATGGCGCCttaatgtaaaatacaaaaaaagtcctttttagGTAGACGTCCCAGCAATCCGTCccctcagaaaaaataatagtttattTATTGTCTGTTTTCATAGTATGGGAAATAATTGTGGAAAGAAATACTGCAACAGAAATAGGTTTTtactatctctttttttttttttaattttgactaTTTAGTGCTCAAAAgtaaaaaaggcagttttgtccgcaagagactttttttcattctttttattacTGATGTATGGGAACTGGACTGTAAAAAGGGATTTGATAAAATCTATTACCTTTCTTCATGAACAAATTACTGATTAGCCTATTATTGACATAGATAGTGGTCTATCTCAGAGGTAGAGAAAGTaacaatttctgcatttcttaaaaaataaattaaaaataattttggaaatcTCAAAATTAAATAGATGGTTTGTTATGACTGTAACTGTGATTTAAACACTGTAAACTGTAGTAAGAAATTTATCATTGGAGTCCTAGATTATAGCTGCTTTATTCGGTTATTTCTTGAACTTTGAGCTGGTAATGTTAATCAAGACACTTGCCAGTTAAAGTGAAATAACACCTTTCACATCTGAAGACTACAAGCATTTCACTTTGCTGCAATATCCAGTGTGATATGAAGCTTGCTTCTCCATGGAAACTTTCATTCCCTTCTATTTTAAGCATGTACCTCCTCATGCATGTGTGCTTTTACAGTGGTTGCTACTGGTTGTGTGTGCACTACGTTCTAGGGGGTTCTTATTTATGCTGagctcatttttcttcagcattagTATTTTGAAGAGGAAGTACCTGATTAAGCTTTTATACAGCAATCATATTTTCTTGAAGgaatttttgtaattattaacTATTGCTCTGTTCTTACCTTTCATGCTTTGTGCCATTACTGCACCCATcctatggatttttttaacttttcttacctttttctctctgtgtctgtGGTGATGTGTTTCTCTCCTCGGgggcttttttctgctttcatgaaTTGGCAGCACAGTGCAGTTATAATAGTCTTGCTCTCTGAAGTAATACAGATAACAGGATTATTGTAAATTccacagcactgccagcagACTAAAAGGCAAGCAAATGCTGGCAAAAAATCTGGAAGTTTTAGTTTTCTTGCATCAATCTTGGATACATGAAAATAGTCCTGAAATCAGAGAGCTTGTGatcctttctgaaatactggAAATCTTCATATTGATGAgacctctgtatttttttttttctgtaaaaagctgcataatttctttcttttaaaattattttattttatataataccCAGTTATGATGAGGTAGTAGGAAAAATTACAGGAGTTACAGATATGATATCTTGCTTTGAATAATTTAAACATTCTCATAATATAGTTGACCTGTGTTAAGGGTCATTTGCAGAGTGGAATACCAGGACTGCTAGCTCATACATGAGTTGTGCAAATTTATCAAAAGAACCTAGTTTTAATAGCCATTTCCTAGGGTAAACTCTGCCCATTGACTCTCCCTGACATAACCAAATTATCTTTCTGTCTTACAATAAGTGATTTCATTGAAGAGCATCAAATGTAGGTACTGCATTAGCTACTCTGGggaaaacagtgatttttgCAAGTCTTCCATACAAAGGAGTTACAGCATGATATAGCTTCTAAGTTGGTGAAGGTTTTTGGTGGTTTGCTTggattttgggtttgggttttttttagaatttctaGTATTGTACAAAGATAGTGAAACAAAGTCATGAAGTTACAGTAGAATGCTCCCTTTttatgagagagaaaattgcCTCTTTCTAGTTTCGAAGAAGTCCGAAGATTTCACTAAGaaattgagttttattttttactaatGTCTGGTTTTGCTATTGCGTTTCTTAATCATTTTTGGCACTGAATTGTGACCTCTGATTAACAATACCTCCTTTAATTAGAGTTCCACTCCCACTGATAATGTAACTAAATGTTAGTTATGCAAtgttaaatcctttttttcgattattttgtctttcttttgcttacctaactttataatttatttatttaaaagtgagGAAAGCTCTGTTTTGGTTGTGGTGGTGACTAATCATATCTGTTCTAATTATCTATTATTCTTGGTATTTTTA
Above is a genomic segment from Nyctibius grandis isolate bNycGra1 chromosome 5, bNycGra1.pri, whole genome shotgun sequence containing:
- the IQUB gene encoding IQ motif and ubiquitin-like domain-containing protein isoform X1, encoding MEDTSDSCFEVVTAERSGAEQPPASSQRRAVGEAENGDPAEKPLLAGATGTAQSEEGCEQQSAPEQSALKEPERSSLAQWQRPGEGLGNQEMIGNNKQDVYEPHAPFSALSESTSLVTNENYSTLPDVRNSEREEQTSQNSVLLENTASGRVTVPETLHHLLHLFLCILGVLSDFLFPVQCPVFLHSTSRSAGSMIEDNETLRRTRANFDETVRSEKLCLDQEHFPRKTVQQDYLMPDVITVRVQTDSDSFQDVIVKIERPAYHKPFLGGFKNRITGVEFHNAGSQTVPKKRPDRGIQLFCRETQTVFEKNKPQQTKNTTSTQMAKIGLYVSNMTDKLISPGKYLTAEEYHKRRLEAVIVLQTYFRRWHAINVVQNLREKKRLRLAWEAQEELRRKKEKEEKLRREHERRLNPKSKEDFELLYHALELWRQEETERINRTLTGAERKAAFCGLLEQEAQLIASIGRHKLNADEENQQKAIVHFLNKCAQPKRWKAYDGRITEMDTPYTLRARELFEIYRSISMNDIPKDERIDILLTLRCTVKEHECKLTREIVELIDREVDLMSREVKEHNLEGLRKRICTLFLQYIKTPKFNPEVARILKVPPDPLQLYKNVNFCQSCKNYLPSTEFPVPANSRTIGRCRLCCKLDNEAQQREALLKYKLILENLRKSEADYQDDAKIVFLVQHQDLQYMIENIWGCQSAVSACSDLYDLVMVRWDKQREWSPWNTILLTKDEADAHLKLCNLQEAYEETFIHRIKHKHIQAKNYCAEIPAMTSLLRKSVNQANANEFLIAMPVPTGTKT
- the IQUB gene encoding IQ motif and ubiquitin-like domain-containing protein isoform X2, with the protein product MEDTSDSCFEVVTAERSGAEQPPASSQRRAVGEAENGDPAEKPLLAGATGTAQSEEGCEQQSAPEQSALKEPERSSLAQWQRPGEGLGNQEMIGNNKQDVYEPHAPFSALSESTSLVTNENYSTLPDVRNSEREEQTSQNSVLLENTASGRVTGSMIEDNETLRRTRANFDETVRSEKLCLDQEHFPRKTVQQDYLMPDVITVRVQTDSDSFQDVIVKIERPAYHKPFLGGFKNRITGVEFHNAGSQTVPKKRPDRGIQLFCRETQTVFEKNKPQQTKNTTSTQMAKIGLYVSNMTDKLISPGKYLTAEEYHKRRLEAVIVLQTYFRRWHAINVVQNLREKKRLRLAWEAQEELRRKKEKEEKLRREHERRLNPKSKEDFELLYHALELWRQEETERINRTLTGAERKAAFCGLLEQEAQLIASIGRHKLNADEENQQKAIVHFLNKCAQPKRWKAYDGRITEMDTPYTLRARELFEIYRSISMNDIPKDERIDILLTLRCTVKEHECKLTREIVELIDREVDLMSREVKEHNLEGLRKRICTLFLQYIKTPKFNPEVARILKVPPDPLQLYKNVNFCQSCKNYLPSTEFPVPANSRTIGRCRLCCKLDNEAQQREALLKYKLILENLRKSEADYQDDAKIVFLVQHQDLQYMIENIWGCQSAVSACSDLYDLVMVRWDKQREWSPWNTILLTKDEADAHLKLCNLQEAYEETFIHRIKHKHIQAKNYCAEIPAMTSLLRKSVNQANANEFLIAMPVPTGTKT